The following are encoded in a window of Phragmites australis chromosome 22, lpPhrAust1.1, whole genome shotgun sequence genomic DNA:
- the LOC133904463 gene encoding uncharacterized protein LOC133904463: MRGPPVMRSQCQWLCRCRHWGGPSSVIWGKRRGQSAKEEAQPKQPATPRSAAAAAIMAQREKSATVAVAPGTAAAAAVPSSSSSSGAPAAGGERWSAAIGNLGELGANVESLQKLLARKAVFVDDDIFSKASLAADQARTIKVLDQRVQSLERELDAAISAAARARTEKRQAEAAQRVAELRAQEVTKELENTAKVFALHMEELRAKQEEIAKKDSDIKVLEAIIRTLSSKDDGGSSE; encoded by the exons ATGCGGGGCCCACCTGTGATGCGGTCCCAGTGTCAGTGGCTGTGCAGATGTCGGCACTGGGGCGGTCCCTCTTCCGTAATTTGGGGCAAGCGCAGGGGCCAAAGCGCAAAAGAGGAAGCTCAGCCGAAGCAGCCAGCGACTCCaagatcggcggcggcggcggcgatcatGGCGCAGAGGGAGAAGTCCGCCACCGTCGCGGTCGCCCCCGGAACCGCCGCTGCGGCGGCTGTACCCTCGTCTTCGTCCTCATCCGGCGCTCCGGCGGCAGGGGGCGAGCGGTGGAGCGCGGCGATCGGGAACCTGGGGGAGCTGGGCGCCAACGTGGAGTCGCTGCAGAAGCTGCTCGCGCGGAAGGCCGTCTTCGTCGACGACGACATCTTCTCCAAGGCATCCCTCGCCGCCGACCAGGCCCGCACCATCAAG GTTCTTGACCAAAGGGTGCAGTCTCTGGAACGCGAACTTGATGCTGCCATCTCTGCAGCGGCTCGAGCTCGTACAGAGAAACGCCAGGCTGAAGCCGCTCAGCGAGTTGCAGAGTTACGTGCACAGGAGGTCACAAAGGAGTTGGAGAACACTGCAA AAGTTTTTGCGCTACACATGGAAGAGTTGCGGGCCAAGCAAGAGGAGATTGCAAAGAAAGATAGTGATATCAAGGTGTTGGAGGCAATAATTCGGACCCTGAGTAGTAAAGATGATGGTGGATCCAGTGAATAA
- the LOC133904462 gene encoding glycine-rich RNA-binding protein 2, mitochondrial-like, producing the protein MAFANKLGNLLKKATSSNPSLYQAIRCMSSSKLFVGGLSYSTDDHSLRDTFANYGQVVEARIILDRESGRSRGFGFVTYTSSEEASAAITAMDGKDLHGRSIRVNHATERTGGFRSGGSGGFGGGGGYGAGGYGGGGGYGGGGGGGYGGNYGNRGGGYGGGGGDYGVAGGAEGSFAAGGSDNFAGSNFGGDSGFGGNPAASIGAADGFTGSDELPTGAPDNLDSGKNEDILDGIFKDGEPDNYANKRS; encoded by the exons ATGGCGTTTGCTAATAAGCTTGGTAATCTGCTCAAGAAAGCCACAAGTTCGAATCCATCCCTCTATCAGGCAATCAGATGCATGTCATCATCAAAGCtctttgttggag GGCTTTCTTATAGCACTGATGATCACAGTCTCAGAGACACCTTTGCCAATTATGGACAAGTTGTTGAAG CTAGGATTATCCTTGACCGTGAGTCTGGGAGGTCTAGAGGTTTTGGCTTTGTAACTTACACGTCATCTGAGGAGGCTTCAGCTGCCATCACAGCCATGGATGGAAAG GATCTCCATGGGCGGAGTATAAGGGTTAACCATGCCACTGAGAGGACAGGTGGCTTCCGGAGTGGTGGCAGTGGAGGttttggaggtggtggtggctaTGGCGCCGGTGGctatggtggcggcggcggttatggtggtggtggcggcggcgggtaTGGTGGCAACTATGGCAACaggggtggtggctatggaggaggtggtggtgattATGGAGTAGCAGGGGGTGCTGAGGGCAGCTTTGCTGCTGGAGGTAGCGACAATTTTGCTGGCAGCAACTTTGGTGGTGACAGTGGTTTCGGTGGAAATCCTGCTGCTAGCATTGGAGCTGCTGATGGTTTCACTGGCAGTGATGAGTTACCTACCGGTGCCCCTGATAACTTGGACAGTGGCAAGAACGAAGACATCTTGGACGGCATCTTCAAGGACGGCGAGCCTGACAACTACGCCAACAAGAGGAGCTAG